The DNA window ACGGCAGGCCCGCCGACTTGATGGAGGTCTTCGGCGAGGCGCCTGTGCCACCGGACTCGCCGCTAATGAGCACCGCGTCGGCTTTGGCCTTGGCCACACCAGCCGCAATGACGCCAATTCCGGCTGCCGATACGAGCTTCACGTGCACGTCGGCGTCCGGGTTGGCGCTCTTCAGGTCATGGATGAGCTGCGCCAGGTCCTCGATCGAGTAAATGTCGTGGTGCGGCGGCGGGGAGATGAGCGACACGCCCGGCGTGGTGTACCGCGTCTTGGCGATGATGTCGTTCACCTTTTGGCCCGGCAGGTGCCCGCCCTCGCCCGGCTTTGAGCCCTGCGCCATTTTGATCTCGATGTGGTCGGCATTCTTGAGGTAGGTGCTCGTCACGCCGAACCGGCCGCTGGCGACCTGCTTGATTGAGCACTCCCGCTCGGTGCCGAAACGGTCCACCTGCTCGCCCCCCTCGCCGGTGCTGGCCATGCCGCCGAGGCGGTTCATGGCGATCGCCAGCGTCTCGTGCGCCTCCGGGCTGAGGGAGCCGAACGACATTGACGACGTGAAGAAGCGCTGGACGATGTTCTCCACCGGCTCCACCTCGTCGAGCGGAATCGCGTCGTCGGTATCGGCATCAAAGTCCAGCAGCCCGCGAAGCGTCTGGTGCTGGCGCGACTGATCGTTGATGTGCTGCGCAAAGTCGTCGTAGACGGCGCGGTCGTTCGCCCGTACGGCGTGCTGCAGCTTGCCGATCGTCTGCGGGTTCCACTGGTGGTGCTCGCCGTCGCGCCGCCAGTAGAGCTCGCCGCCGGTTTCGAGATCGGTGCTTCCCGGAATGTGGACGTTGAAAGCGTTTTCGTGACGCTCGCGCACGTCCTCTTCCAGCTCCGCAATGCCGACGCCCTCAATGCGCGACGTGGTGCCCGAGAAGTAGTTTTCGACGAAGTCGGACGTGAGGCCCACCGCCTCGAAGACCTGCGCGCCCTTGTAGCTTTCGAGTGTGGAGATGCCCATCTTGGCCATCACCTTCAGTAGCCCCTTCTCGATGGAGTCGGTGTACCGCTCAAGGGCGGTTTCAGCGTCGGCTACGCCGTCGGCCCGGTCCACGAGGTCGCGCACCGTCGTGTAGGCGAGGTACGGATGTATGGCGTCGGCGCCATAGCCGATGAGCGTGCAAAAGTGGTGCACGGCGCAGGGCTGCCCGCTGTCCAACACGAGTCCGGCCTTCGTGCGACGGCCCGTCCGGATCAGGTTGTGGTGCACCGCCCCCACGATGAGGAGGCTTGGGATGGGGAGGCGGTCCGCCCCCGCCGCCCGGTCGGACAGAATGAGAACCTCGTAGCCATTATCGATGGCCTGGCGGGCGTCGCGGCGAACCCGTTCGACGGCCTCCTCAAGACTCGTCTCCGGATCGAAGGTCGTGTCGACCGTCGTGGAACGGATGCCGTTGGCGTCGATGTTTTGGATCGCCCGAAACTCGGCGTTCCCGAGAATGGGCGACTCCAGATGCAGCTGGCGGCAGTCTTCCGGCTCCTCGTTGAGAAGATTGCCTTTGCTGCCGATGTGGCTTTCGAGCGAGGTGACCAGCTCTTCCCGGATGTAGTCGAGCGGCGGGTTCGAGACCTGTGCAAACAGCTGCTTGAAGTAGGTGAAGAGTGCCTTGTTGTGATCCGACAGCACGGCGGGCGGCGTGTCGTTGCCCATCGCGCCCACTGGGTCTTTGCCATCCTCCACCATCGGTTGCATGAGGCGCCGCACGTGCTCCCGGGAGTAACTGAAGGCCTTCTGGAGGCGTGGCAGGGCGTGGGGGTCGCCATTGAGGTGGAGATCCGCCTCCGGCACCGTCTCGTCCGGCGACGGATCGGCGGACACGAGTGTGCGGAGCCGGACGCGCTGCTCGTCGAGCCACTGGGCGTATTTCTCGTCGGTGAGGCGGTCGAACACCTCGTCTTCCGGTACGATGCGGCCTTCCTCAGCGTCAGCAAGAAAGAGCTGTCCGGGTTGAAGGCGGTTCTTGTGCGACACCTTTCCGGGAGGGAGGTCCACTACGCCGGCCTCGCTGGCCATCACGAGGCGGTTGTCGTGGGTCACCCAGTAGCGGCAGGGACGCAGGCCGTTGCGGTCGAGCGCCGCGCCCACGCTGTCGCCATCGGTGAAGGCCACCAGGAGTGGGCCGTCCCACGGCTCGATGAGGGTGGAGTGGTAGTCGTACCAGGCCCGCCGGTCCGGGTCCAAGCGTTCGTTCTTATTCCAGGCCTCCGGAATGAGCATCCGGAGGGCATGGGGCAGCGAGCGGCCCGTTTCGGCCAGCAGCTCCAGTACGTTGTCGAGCACCGCAGTATCGCTTTGTGCCTCGGTGGTTACCGGCCGGATGCGGTCAAACTCGTCGCCAAGGAGCTCGCTCGCCAGATCGCTTTCGCGTGCCTGCATCCAGTTAAAGTTGCCGCGGAGGGTATTCACCTCTCCGTTATGCACAA is part of the Salinibacter sp. 10B genome and encodes:
- the gltB gene encoding glutamate synthase large subunit, whose product is MNRRSTATLGPRRDRSNCGVGVLMDLDGTKSHAMIEEALGVLDNLDHRGARGAEENTGDGAGILIQKPHAFFTDVVSGLGDADTYGVGQLFLPPDEHTQKALRSFIEEQVRAEGFEVIAWRDVPTDASDLGPTAQATEPDVWQLFVQPEEPMTPETLDANLYILRRLIENSVAACDLENSEIFYVCSLDRRKIVYKGLLTNAQVRSYYPDLSAERVESTIALVHSRFSTNTLGAWRLAHPYRTIVHNGEVNTLRGNFNWMQARESDLASELLGDEFDRIRPVTTEAQSDTAVLDNVLELLAETGRSLPHALRMLIPEAWNKNERLDPDRRAWYDYHSTLIEPWDGPLLVAFTDGDSVGAALDRNGLRPCRYWVTHDNRLVMASEAGVVDLPPGKVSHKNRLQPGQLFLADAEEGRIVPEDEVFDRLTDEKYAQWLDEQRVRLRTLVSADPSPDETVPEADLHLNGDPHALPRLQKAFSYSREHVRRLMQPMVEDGKDPVGAMGNDTPPAVLSDHNKALFTYFKQLFAQVSNPPLDYIREELVTSLESHIGSKGNLLNEEPEDCRQLHLESPILGNAEFRAIQNIDANGIRSTTVDTTFDPETSLEEAVERVRRDARQAIDNGYEVLILSDRAAGADRLPIPSLLIVGAVHHNLIRTGRRTKAGLVLDSGQPCAVHHFCTLIGYGADAIHPYLAYTTVRDLVDRADGVADAETALERYTDSIEKGLLKVMAKMGISTLESYKGAQVFEAVGLTSDFVENYFSGTTSRIEGVGIAELEEDVRERHENAFNVHIPGSTDLETGGELYWRRDGEHHQWNPQTIGKLQHAVRANDRAVYDDFAQHINDQSRQHQTLRGLLDFDADTDDAIPLDEVEPVENIVQRFFTSSMSFGSLSPEAHETLAIAMNRLGGMASTGEGGEQVDRFGTERECSIKQVASGRFGVTSTYLKNADHIEIKMAQGSKPGEGGHLPGQKVNDIIAKTRYTTPGVSLISPPPHHDIYSIEDLAQLIHDLKSANPDADVHVKLVSAAGIGVIAAGVAKAKADAVLISGESGGTGASPKTSIKSAGLPWELGVTEAQQILLENELRSRIRMRVDGGLKTGRDIAMAALMGAEEYGFGTGALVTLGCIMLRKCHCNTCSVGIATQDPELRKKFVGEPEHVINYMRFVAEELREIMATLGFRTVDEMVGRTDKLRQRETDHRKARRLDLSPLLRTPESDDDLHKTQEQDHGIDEKIDHTLIEEAQPALEDETPVHLEHEIHNRDRTVGATLSGEVTGRYGPDGLPDDTIRIDFDGVAGQSFGAFLANGITLDLDGEANDYVGKGLSGGRIIIRTPDDAGWVADENIILGNVALYGATRGEAYFNGQGGERFAVRNSGVQAVVEGVGDHGCEYMTGGVVVILGDTGRNFGAGMSGGEAYVLDESGNFESKVNPGMVHVERLTEERDQQLVRRLVETHLHHTDSEKAQRVLDNWDTAVDQFRKVMPNAFAKQVEEHLKKGKDIRPPVPPAPSEHTPVAA